The bacterium nucleotide sequence CGGATGAGAAGGTCCAGGCCTCCAGGTCGGACCTGAGCTCCCAGCAGCAGACTTCTGCATTCGAGGATTTTCATCCGGAGCAGAATCTCCCTGAAGGCCAAAAGGAACAACAGGGAGACTACGGCTACAGGCGCAGCACTCGGGCTGGAGGCGGCGAGTGGGAGACCAAGGCGGAGGGGACGACGCTGTCCGAGGAATCGATCATCGATGTCGAGCAGGGCGTGAACGACCCTTTCAAGGCGGCCGTCCCAATCACGCCGGAGGAGGCCACGCTTGAGCTAACAGCCGGCGTCTTGACGTTCGAGTCGCCGGGCCGTGCCAACATGGAGGAGTTCGACTTCGTCATCCCCAACACAGACCTCGAGTTCAGGGCCGACGACGACGGGGTCCTCAAGGCTGAGATGATAATCTCAACCCGCCTATACGACTCCAAGCGGCGCCTGGTTGGCGGAACTGTGCGCCGTCGCTTCGCCGTAGAGAATCTCGAGGAGAACACCACTGCTCCGGACAAGTTCTTCATTTATATCGCCGGGGCCCTGCTTGAATCCGGCCTCTACGAGATCGAGGCAGTAGCGGTTGACCAGAACTCCAAGCGGTATGGCTACGTCCGCAAGAGCTTCGAGGTCAGGATAATCGAGCCGCATCGTCTCAGCCTTTCAAGCATCGAGCTCGCCTCATCTGTGAGGCCTGCGACCGAGCTGTCGATGTTCGTCAAGCACAGCTTCGAGGTCCTGCCCAACCCAGCCGGAGTCTATCGCATGGGCGGAATACTGAGCGTCTATTACGAGATATACAGCCTCGCCATAGCTGGCGATGGCGCGCCGAAGTTCATGGTTCAATACTCCATCTCGCCCCGCGACAATCCCAACAAGATCATCTTCCGCTACAAGTTCCTTGCGCCTCGTGAGGGCGGCCGCAACCAAATGCAGGTCTATCGGCTGCCTCTTAGGCCGGACATCATCGATTCTGGCGAATACACGCTGCACGTCAGAGTGGTTGACGTCGTCGAGGGCGTGGAGCTTCTCGCCCGCACAGATTTCGAGGTGATTGAATAGGCTATGGCAAGTAGGTTGGACGGTCGCGACCACGAGCTAATCAGGCTGGACCAGGTGACCAAATCCTACATAATGGGCAGGAGGGAGCTTCTGGTCTTGCACGACGTCTCGCTCTCGGTGCACGATAACGAGTATGTGGCGATAATGGGTCCTTCGGGCTCGGGCAAGACGACGTTGATGAACATAATCGGCTGCCTCGACAGGGCCACGACTGGCAGCTATTGTCTGGAGGGCGAGCCGATTGACGAGAAGAGCGACAGGGACCTCGCGAGGATAAGGTGCAGGAAGATTGGCTTCGTGTTTCAAACGTTTAACCTCCTTGCAAGGACTTCGGCGCTTCGGAACGTTGAGCTGCCCATCCTATACAAGGGCGGGTCAAGGCGGATACGAAGGAAGAGGGCGCTTCAAATGCTCAATCTGTTGGGACTTGGCGAGAGGATCAAGCACAAGCCCAGCGAGCTTTCGGGCGGGGAGCGGCAGAGAGTAGCTATCGCAAGGGCGCTTGCAAACCGTCCAAGCCTGATACTGGCCGATGAGCCTACCGGCAACCTCGACAGCAAGACCGGCGATGAGATAATGCACATCTTCAACGACCTACACGCCCAGGGCAATACGCTGATCGTGGTAACACATGAGCAGAACGTAGCGACGCACTCCGACAGGGTCATAAAGCTGCTCGACGGAGAAGTGGTCTCCGACGAGCGAATCGAGCGAGGGAGCCAAAGCGATGTTTGAGGCGGCAACCCTGGCCTCGATCTCCACAGCGAGTGCATCGGCGGGAACGCTCTCAACCTGCGCAACTGCTGCCTCGAGCATGGCCACCCTTTCAACCGCGGCGTCGCTCGTGCAGAAGGCCGCAGCCGCCACGCCGATCCCGCCGCCCGGGCACGTATCGTTCTGGGACTCAATGGGGTTCACGGCCGCCGGTGGCCAGGTGATGGAGCTTTTCAAGAACGGCGGCCCGTTCATGTGGCCAATCCTGTTTGCCTCGTTCGTCGGTGTGCTGTTCCTTATCGATCGGCTGGTAAGCCTCTCTAGGGAGGCGAGGGCTACCAACAAGATGCTGAAGTCGCTCACCTCGCTCGTTTCAGAACCTAATGTCAACGCCGAGCAGATCGAGGCACGGTGCAGGCAGTTTGAGAGGTCCCCCATAACGACAATGACCGTTGCGGGGCTCGAGAAGCTCGAGGCTGGCGAGATTCGGAACATCGAGAGCGCCATCGAGCGGGCTGGTCAGGCAGAGATGGGCCGTCTTGAGAAGGGACTTCCCGCGCTCGCTAGCGTCTCCAACATCGCTCCGCTGATCGGCTTTCTCGGGACAGTCTGGGGCATCATCCTCGCTTTCCATGTCATCGGCCTCAAGAAAGTTGTCAATCCGCAGGACATCAGTGAGGGCATATCTCAGGCGCTCATCATGTCCGCCGCGGGGCTATCAGTTGCCATACCGGTATCTGGCGCCTACAACTACTTCACGACGCGAGTCGGCAGAATCGCAGTGATGATGCAGGAGGGGGCATACATCTTGACCGTCCTTTTCTCGATGATGCTGGGCGAGTTGGTCGAGCCTGATGAGGCGTCTGCGACCGATGAATCTGAGAGACCGGCGGCCACGGGGGACGATGAGTGATGAACGCTACGCTGTTTCTCGAGCAAAAACGGAGATTCGATCGGAAGCAGATTCTACTTGCTGCTGTTATCGCACTCTTATTCCACCTATGGCTCTTTTACTTCACGTTCCCCTCAACGCCAGCCCCGACCTACGAGGAAGTAAAACACAGCGTGAAAATCAGGCGTTGGCGCCCGCGGGAGAGGGAGAAGCCGAAGGTCAAACCGCCACCTCCCCAAAAAACAGTAAAGAAGGCCAAGTTTATCATTCCAGTGCCCGATCCGACTCCGAATGACCCGGAAGAGATTCAGCCGATAGAGCCTGAACCTCAGATTGAGGAGATCCCTCCGGACGAGGATTTCGTGTGGGGAATCCCCGAGGAGCCGGACGTCGAGGTCGGCCAGGAGGAGGCAAGGATCTACAACCAATGGGAGGTCAGCCAGCAGCCCGAGGTCGTGAAGGAAGTGAGGCCGAGCTATCCTGCTCTTGCACAGCAGGTCGGGAAAGAGGCCATCGTGGTTCTAATGCTCGTTGTCGATGCAAATGGTGATGTTGTGAGCCATCAAGTGCTCCACGCAACGGGCGACAAGTTCAAGCAGCAATTCATAAAAGAAGCTGTGATGGCTGTCTATAAGTACAAGTTCAGCCCGGCCATTCAGGCCGGCCACCCTGTGCCCTGCTGCGCCAAGATCACGGTAAAGTTCAAGTTGCAGTAGCCCATTCTGAGAGCCCAGCTTCTCTCGACTCGCAGCAGAATGCACCGGCTGGTGCAAGGCAGGTCCACCTTGAGCGGTGTGGTCTTGGGCAGCGCTTGAGTGGCTCAGGCCGAGAAGATCGGCTCGTAGTAGTTCTGGACGATTGTGTCCCATTGATACTTATCGAGCACCTTTGCCCGGCCGGCCTTGCCCATCGACTCGCACAGGTCGGGGTTCTCGATAAGGATTCTGAGCTTCTGCCTTAAGCCCCTAGAATCGAAAGGCTCGACAACGAAGCCATCGACGCCATCATCGACGATATGCTGCAAGCCGCCAACGCGGGTAACGATCACAGGCTTTTCGCTGGCCATCGCCTCGAGCGCCACGATGCCGAACGGCTCCGGCCACACAGACGGTACAACGCATATATCCACCTGCTTGTATAGGTTGGCCAGGCCTCCCTGGTCGAGCCAGCCAGTGTAATTGATGAACGCTTCCCTCCGCGCGGGCGACTCGGTAACGAACAGCTCGATGTCCATACCGGCCTGCACCAACGGGATAAACGCCTTGAAAAGGATGTCGTAGCCCTTGAGTGGGTCGCTCTTTCGTCCACACATGAGTACCTTCCGAGGCCCTTTTCGAGGCGCGGGCGGCGACGGCGAGAAACGCGACGCATCAACGCCCGATGGGATGATGTGAATGTTCTGGTTCATCGGGCTGAGTTTGCTTTCGATGAACTCGTTGTAGCACACGATGGCGTCCACCGAACTGATCGCTCGCCGGACGAGGTGGGGATAGTGGGGCAGAAAGGCGAGCGCTCTTATGAATGGGATGCTGAAGTGGGTGCTTTCGGGGTTTTCGTGAAGCCATCTGCTGGCACACAGGACACAGGGGATAAAATCCCTCCATTCGTTCAGCCAATTGCGTTGGCAAGGGCGCATTTTGCTGTCGATGAAATGCCCGTGGGACTTCGGACAGAGCGACTCGTGTGCGTAGAAGCGCAGAATCCTCTTGTAACCCTCCATCGCGACAACAACATAAGGCTTGAAATACCAGCCGTCTGCGATGAACACGTAGTCTGGGCTGAACTCATCGACGGCGGACCTGAGGCGTCGGGTAAGCGTGAGCGGCTGGAACTCATAGTCCTTCAGCGGGATTTTGTGCACGGCGATGCCGGGGTCCCGGCCTATCCTCCCTCTTGGGAACCCAAGCCTAAAGTCGGGGCAGAACAGGACCACGTTGTGTTTCTGGGAAAGACCCCGGGCGATGTGCTGGATATCAGTTCTGGCGCCTCCGTCAGGCGGCCAGTTGAACAAGAGATCAATGATGGCGATTCTAGCCATTATGGCGGTCTCGAATTGACCTAAGAGAGCCGCGGCGGAGGCTTCACTGCTCGGGCCTCGTCGTTTGGGTCTTGGCTAGCTACTGAAGACATCGAAGAGGCCGCCGATGCGGCGGAATAGCTCGAATTTCATGAGGCCCGCTCTGCTAATAGGCACGTCGATCGGCTTGGGTCTGATCTCGAGGTCTCGCTGGAAAATTGCGGAGCGTATCAGGCCAAGCTGGCCGAGGATTAGCGATGTAAATGCGGTGTATCGGAGGCACTCGTCCGGGTTAATGCGCCGGTAGGACGTTAGCTCGCGCCAGAGCTGCCGCAGCGTTAGTCGGCCGTCGCACGCGTCGAAGAATGCCTTGACGAACTTGAAGTATTGCGAATGCCTTATGCGGTGCTCCATCGTCGTCTGATGAGTGTGGTAGAACTCGTAGTTTGTCCCGGCCATGGCGTGGAGGCATATCCAGTAATCGACTGGCCTGAGCCGCTCGACATTCCTGATGGGGACATCGTCAAGCAAGGAATTAGGCACGAAGTTGATCTTGTGGTGATAGTAATCAGCCCAGTCGTTGGCAAGGACGATCCCGAGCTTAGGCGCCATCTCGAACAGCTTGGTGCCGGGATGGGCGGTGCAGAACTGGCCCACGTAAACGCGATACGGTAGTGGGTGGAAGTGCTCGGCCCAGGGCAGACCCTCGTGTATCTTGTCGATAAACTCGGCCTGCAAGTAGTAGCCCGCAAGAGTCTCGCCGGGGTTGAATGCCATGTATGTGAACATAGGGTACATCCCAACCTCGGCCTGAATCCGAGCGCTTGTCATTATGTCATCGAGCGATTCCTGCTTGTCGATCTTGTCGAAGGTCTCGGGATTCGCGCTCTCAATCCCGATCTCCATGCCGATACAGCCCGATTCCTTCGCAAGCGGCATCAAGTCGGCGTTCTGGACGAGGTGCGAGGCGCGGGTGAGCCCGACCCAGTTGATCTTGACTTTTCGGCGGATGATCTCCTCGCACAGCGACTTGATGTAGTCCCGAACCATAAACAGGTTATCGTCCCAGAAGTGTATCTGGTTGGTCCCGAGCTGCTTGCCGATCGTTTCTATCTCGTCAACGACCTTTGTAGGGTTACGATACCTGACCCTCCGCCTCCACAGAAACGGCGACGTGCAATAGACACAGTTATATGGGCAACCGCGGGAGCCGATGACCGGCACCCGTTTGCCGCCCGTAACGTGCATCGGAGTGTCGTAGCATTCTAGATTCAGAAGGTCCCACGCGGGGAAAGGCAGCTCATCGAGGTCATCAATGAAGCCCTCATCCGGCCATATCTTGAGCTCCTCATCGGGGCTTGGGCGGTAGCCAAGTCCCGGGATGCCATCGGGCTCCTTGCCGGCGGCAAGTCGCTTCAGCAGCTCACAAAACGGCCTTTCGCCCTCCCGGATGATCACGTAGTCGGCGTGTTTGGAGGCCTCTTCCGGGAATATAGTAGGATGAACGCCCCCGAACACGATCTTGGCGCTCGGGCAGATTTTCTTCAGCGCCGGGCTCAGCGCGTAGGCAAATGTGGCCTGCGCTGTCCAGAAAGTTACGCCGATGACATCTCGACGCTTCTGCCACGCGCGGCGGCATATCTCGTCGTAGCCGAGATTCTCCGCCTGAGCATCGAGTATCTCTACGTCGAGGTTTGTGATCTGCTGCCTCGCATAGGAAGCGAGGTACAGCAGCGACAATGGCATGACGCGCTTGTGCCGATCGTTGATCGAAAGCGGCAGCTGCAGGAGGAGGACGTTGAGGCGTGGGGCCGCGTCATTGGGCATTGCTTGCCTTGGTGCGCTTGAGAGCTTGTTCCACTATGCGATAACAGTGGATAACATCTCCTTCCTGATAATCCTGGAAACTATGTAGCCCAATCCCGCAGTCAAAATTGGTCTGAACCTCCTTGACGTCTTTCTTGAACCGCCTAAGCGAGCCCATCTTTCCGTTATAGACCTCCTCGCCGCCCCGAAGGAGCTTTGCCTTACCATCACGGGCCATCTTGCCGCTCAGAACATAGCAACCTGCCACCTTCCCCGCCGATGGGACAGAGAAGACCATACGAACCTCGGCGGTGCCGAGTTCCTCCTCCACCAGCGTCGGCTTCTCCAGCTTCCAGACCAGCACCTCGACGTGGTCAAGAAGCGAATAGATGATCTGAAACAACTTTATCTCGACACTGTGCTGCTTGGCGAAAGCGCTGATCTGAGGATCGACCTTTATCCCGAAGCCGATGATCTTGGCCGAGGCTATCTCAGCCAGCGAGACATCCGCCCTCGTTATGCTGCCGACGCCTGCGTGGATTACCTCGATGTCAACATCATCCGTGGCGAGGGTCAGGAGAGAGTTCTTAAGAGCGCCCAATGACCCGAAGACATCCACTTTGAGTATAATGTTGAGCTTGTTCTCTTCCTGTTCTGTAAGCGGCAGCAAAACCGCCTCACGACGCACCTGAGGCGTTGCTTTGGTCTCCTGCTCTCGCTGTAGCTGGGACAGGCTCGTGAGGTATTCCTTGGTCCTCCTACCCCTGGGAATAACATAGAATGTCTCGCCAGAATCGGGAAGAGCATCGAAACCCATCACCTCAACCGGGTGTGAAGGCCCGGCCGTCTTCACATCACGCCCTCGGTCATCCCTCATAGCGCGGACCTTGCCCGAGACCGTCCCCGCAACAAAGACGTCGCCCCGCTTCAGCGTGCCTTCCTGAACCAGGACTGTCGCCACCGGCCCTCTGCCCTTATCCAGCCTCGTCTCGATAACCACGCCCTTGGCAGGCCCATCCCGAGGCGCTTTCAGGTCTGCCATCTCGGCAACCAGCAGTATCATCTCGATGAGTGTGTCCAGCCCCTCACGCCTGATAGCAGAGGTCTCAACGAAAATCGTCTCGCCGCCATCTTCCTCTGGAATAAGCCCAAACCGTGCAAAACTCCGCTTGACCCGGCCCACGTTCTCTTTGGCGCGGTCTATCTTGTTCAGCGCCACGATCATGGGCACACCAGCGGCCTGGGCGTGCCGTATCGCCTCCTCTGTCTGCGGCTTGATGCCGTCGTCAACCGCCGCTACAAGAACAACAATGTCCGTCACGTGCGCGCCTCGTGCGCGCATCGCGGTGAAAGCCTGGTGGCCCGGCGTGTCTAGAAACACTACGTCGCCCCGGGGTGTATTGACGTAGTAGGCGCCGATATGTTGGGTGATGCTTCCGGGCTCGGCCTCGGTTATCTTGGATTTACGTATCTCATCCAGGATCGTGGTTTTGCCATGATCAACATGGCCCATAATCGTAACGACAGGCGCTCTCGGACCCACATTTCCCCGAGCGAAGTCAGCCTCGCGAGCGATTTTGAGCAGCGCATCGTCAGCAACGTCGCTGATCTCGACCTCATACCCAAACCGAGAGGCGATGCGCATTGTTGTCTCAACTTCGAGTATCTTGCTGGGTGCCGTCTCTTTGCCTTCTTCCTGCAACACGTTGTCAATCTGTTCCAGACTAATCCCGAGGCCCTCGGCTAGATCCTCAACGGTCAGCAACCTGCCCAAAACGAGCTTACGAGGCGCCTCGGCCTTTTTCTCGACTCTGGCCACCACCTCTTTGACCTTGCGCTCTTCGGTCTTGGGAGGTTTGGCCTCGGCGACAGCCTCGCCAGTGCCCTTGGCAGTTCTTGTAGTTTTAGGCTCTTCCGTGGAG carries:
- a CDS encoding ABC transporter ATP-binding protein yields the protein MASRLDGRDHELIRLDQVTKSYIMGRRELLVLHDVSLSVHDNEYVAIMGPSGSGKTTLMNIIGCLDRATTGSYCLEGEPIDEKSDRDLARIRCRKIGFVFQTFNLLARTSALRNVELPILYKGGSRRIRRKRALQMLNLLGLGERIKHKPSELSGGERQRVAIARALANRPSLILADEPTGNLDSKTGDEIMHIFNDLHAQGNTLIVVTHEQNVATHSDRVIKLLDGEVVSDERIERGSQSDV
- a CDS encoding MotA/TolQ/ExbB proton channel family protein, with translation MFEAATLASISTASASAGTLSTCATAASSMATLSTAASLVQKAAAATPIPPPGHVSFWDSMGFTAAGGQVMELFKNGGPFMWPILFASFVGVLFLIDRLVSLSREARATNKMLKSLTSLVSEPNVNAEQIEARCRQFERSPITTMTVAGLEKLEAGEIRNIESAIERAGQAEMGRLEKGLPALASVSNIAPLIGFLGTVWGIILAFHVIGLKKVVNPQDISEGISQALIMSAAGLSVAIPVSGAYNYFTTRVGRIAVMMQEGAYILTVLFSMMLGELVEPDEASATDESERPAATGDDE
- a CDS encoding energy transducer TonB, with amino-acid sequence MNATLFLEQKRRFDRKQILLAAVIALLFHLWLFYFTFPSTPAPTYEEVKHSVKIRRWRPREREKPKVKPPPPQKTVKKAKFIIPVPDPTPNDPEEIQPIEPEPQIEEIPPDEDFVWGIPEEPDVEVGQEEARIYNQWEVSQQPEVVKEVRPSYPALAQQVGKEAIVVLMLVVDANGDVVSHQVLHATGDKFKQQFIKEAVMAVYKYKFSPAIQAGHPVPCCAKITVKFKLQ
- a CDS encoding glycosyltransferase family 4 protein, whose protein sequence is MARIAIIDLLFNWPPDGGARTDIQHIARGLSQKHNVVLFCPDFRLGFPRGRIGRDPGIAVHKIPLKDYEFQPLTLTRRLRSAVDEFSPDYVFIADGWYFKPYVVVAMEGYKRILRFYAHESLCPKSHGHFIDSKMRPCQRNWLNEWRDFIPCVLCASRWLHENPESTHFSIPFIRALAFLPHYPHLVRRAISSVDAIVCYNEFIESKLSPMNQNIHIIPSGVDASRFSPSPPAPRKGPRKVLMCGRKSDPLKGYDILFKAFIPLVQAGMDIELFVTESPARREAFINYTGWLDQGGLANLYKQVDICVVPSVWPEPFGIVALEAMASEKPVIVTRVGGLQHIVDDGVDGFVVEPFDSRGLRQKLRILIENPDLCESMGKAGRAKVLDKYQWDTIVQNYYEPIFSA
- a CDS encoding cobalamin-dependent protein (Presence of a B(12) (cobalamin)-binding domain implies dependence on cobalamin itself, in one of its several forms, or in some unusual lineages, dependence on a cobalamin-like analog.), whose protein sequence is MPNDAAPRLNVLLLQLPLSINDRHKRVMPLSLLYLASYARQQITNLDVEILDAQAENLGYDEICRRAWQKRRDVIGVTFWTAQATFAYALSPALKKICPSAKIVFGGVHPTIFPEEASKHADYVIIREGERPFCELLKRLAAGKEPDGIPGLGYRPSPDEELKIWPDEGFIDDLDELPFPAWDLLNLECYDTPMHVTGGKRVPVIGSRGCPYNCVYCTSPFLWRRRVRYRNPTKVVDEIETIGKQLGTNQIHFWDDNLFMVRDYIKSLCEEIIRRKVKINWVGLTRASHLVQNADLMPLAKESGCIGMEIGIESANPETFDKIDKQESLDDIMTSARIQAEVGMYPMFTYMAFNPGETLAGYYLQAEFIDKIHEGLPWAEHFHPLPYRVYVGQFCTAHPGTKLFEMAPKLGIVLANDWADYYHHKINFVPNSLLDDVPIRNVERLRPVDYWICLHAMAGTNYEFYHTHQTTMEHRIRHSQYFKFVKAFFDACDGRLTLRQLWRELTSYRRINPDECLRYTAFTSLILGQLGLIRSAIFQRDLEIRPKPIDVPISRAGLMKFELFRRIGGLFDVFSS
- the infB gene encoding translation initiation factor IF-2, whose translation is MVKLRVYQLAKELKLTSKNILSLLEELGILAESHMSGLDEETVQLVKEFFAEKKKPAAKLAAPSTEEPKTTRTAKGTGEAVAEAKPPKTEERKVKEVVARVEKKAEAPRKLVLGRLLTVEDLAEGLGISLEQIDNVLQEEGKETAPSKILEVETTMRIASRFGYEVEISDVADDALLKIAREADFARGNVGPRAPVVTIMGHVDHGKTTILDEIRKSKITEAEPGSITQHIGAYYVNTPRGDVVFLDTPGHQAFTAMRARGAHVTDIVVLVAAVDDGIKPQTEEAIRHAQAAGVPMIVALNKIDRAKENVGRVKRSFARFGLIPEEDGGETIFVETSAIRREGLDTLIEMILLVAEMADLKAPRDGPAKGVVIETRLDKGRGPVATVLVQEGTLKRGDVFVAGTVSGKVRAMRDDRGRDVKTAGPSHPVEVMGFDALPDSGETFYVIPRGRRTKEYLTSLSQLQREQETKATPQVRREAVLLPLTEQEENKLNIILKVDVFGSLGALKNSLLTLATDDVDIEVIHAGVGSITRADVSLAEIASAKIIGFGIKVDPQISAFAKQHSVEIKLFQIIYSLLDHVEVLVWKLEKPTLVEEELGTAEVRMVFSVPSAGKVAGCYVLSGKMARDGKAKLLRGGEEVYNGKMGSLRRFKKDVKEVQTNFDCGIGLHSFQDYQEGDVIHCYRIVEQALKRTKASNAQ